The sequence ACAACGAGTTACGGAGCGCGGAGTATTTTCTGGAGGTGACCAAGGACTGGATCGATCCCGCCCGGGCGGAGAACATCCAGCGGTTGATCCTGGCGACGGATTTCCGGACGGAGTCCGGGGACGACCCGGACGTGCACCTGATGCTGGACATCGATCTGGCGGTGCTTTCGGCTCCGGCGACGGACTACGATGGATACCGTGACGCGATCCGGCGGGAATACGGGCACGTGCCGGACGAGGACTTCCGAAAGGGCCGCGCGGCGGTGGTGCGGCGCTTCCTGGAGAAACCGATCTACCGCACCGCAGCCTACCAGCTCCGCGAGACGGTGGCTCGGGAAAACATCCTGCGCGAGCTGGCGATTCTGGGGGGATAGGCTCTAACCGGCGGCGCGCACGAGGCGGATGTCGACTTCCCGCTCGACGTATTGCCACTCCGCGGTGGTGCGGAGGGTGGCGACGAGGTCCTCGAAGGCGCTGGCGTTTTCCGGGGCGTATTCGAACCACGTCAGGAAATCGAACGGTTCGCCGAGGTCGCGCGAGTGATGGAGGCGGCGGGCGATGGCGGGGAGATAGCGCAGGCCGGTGGCGGTGTGGGCTGAGCGGTCTTCGAAAATCTCGCGCCGTTCTTCCTGGGTGAGGGCCCACCAGGCGGCGTTTTTCCGAATCGGGATCAGCGCGGCGAGCGTGGCCTCCGGGCGGCCGAGCGTGGGCTGGATGGCGGCAAGGGACGCTTGCTCGGAGCGGGTGACGTAGCGCTGGTGGCTGGTCACGCCGCGCAGCACCCAGGTGGAATCCGCGGGAGGGGACAGCAGGTTGGCGTTCCGGATGTCGAGGTGGGTCGGCGTTTCCAAGGTGTCGCCGAGATAGGGGCTGACGCGGGTCACGCGCCAGGGCCCC comes from Luteolibacter sp. LG18 and encodes:
- a CDS encoding chlorite dismutase family protein — translated: MDESRFYSFSGGPAGPWRVTRVSPYLGDTLETPTHLDIRNANLLSPPADSTWVLRGVTSHQRYVTRSEQASLAAIQPTLGRPEATLAALIPIRKNAAWWALTQEERREIFEDRSAHTATGLRYLPAIARRLHHSRDLGEPFDFLTWFEYAPENASAFEDLVATLRTTAEWQYVEREVDIRLVRAAG